A window from Pseudomonas sp. MRSN 12121 encodes these proteins:
- the algB gene encoding sigma-54-dependent response regulator transcription factor AlgB: MESAPENQGRILLVDDESAILRTFRYCLEDEGYTVATANSAAQADALLQRQVFDLCFLDLRLGEDNGLDVLAQMRIQAPWMRVVIVTAHSAVDTAVDAIQAGAAHYLVKPCSPDQLRLATAKQLEVRQLSARLEALEGEVRKPKDGLDSHSPAMKVVLETARQVAGTDANILILGESGTGKGELARAIHGWSKRARKSCVTINCPSLNAELMESELFGHSRGAFTGASESTLGRVNQADGGTLFLDEIGDFPLTLQPKLLRFIQDKEYERVGDPVTRRADVRILAATNLNLEDMVREGRFREDLLYRLNVITLHLPPLRERSEDILTLADRFLARFVKEYARPGRCFSDEAREAMLNYRWPGNIRELRNVVERASIICPQEKVEISHLGMAEQPANNTPRIGAALSLDELEKAHIGAVLATSDTLDQAARTLGIDASTLYRKRKQYNL; this comes from the coding sequence ATGGAATCAGCACCGGAAAATCAAGGCCGTATCCTTCTGGTGGACGATGAATCCGCAATCCTGCGTACTTTCCGCTACTGCCTGGAAGACGAGGGCTATACCGTCGCCACCGCCAACAGCGCAGCCCAGGCCGACGCCCTGCTCCAGCGCCAGGTATTCGACCTGTGTTTCCTCGACCTGCGCCTGGGCGAGGACAACGGCCTGGACGTACTGGCGCAGATGCGCATCCAGGCGCCCTGGATGCGCGTGGTGATCGTCACCGCCCACTCCGCCGTCGATACCGCGGTGGACGCGATCCAGGCCGGCGCCGCCCACTATCTGGTCAAGCCGTGCAGCCCCGACCAGTTGCGCCTGGCCACCGCCAAGCAACTGGAAGTGCGCCAGCTCTCGGCCCGCCTGGAAGCCCTGGAAGGCGAGGTGCGCAAACCCAAGGACGGCCTGGACTCCCACAGCCCGGCCATGAAAGTGGTACTGGAAACCGCACGCCAGGTGGCCGGCACCGACGCCAATATCCTGATCCTCGGCGAATCGGGCACCGGCAAGGGCGAACTGGCCCGGGCCATCCATGGCTGGAGCAAGCGCGCCAGGAAATCCTGCGTGACCATCAACTGCCCGTCGCTGAACGCCGAGCTGATGGAAAGCGAACTGTTCGGCCATAGCCGCGGAGCCTTTACCGGCGCCAGCGAAAGCACCCTGGGCCGGGTCAACCAGGCCGATGGCGGCACACTGTTCCTCGACGAGATCGGCGACTTCCCGCTGACCCTGCAACCCAAGCTGCTGCGGTTCATCCAGGACAAGGAATACGAACGGGTCGGCGACCCGGTGACCCGCCGCGCCGATGTGCGCATCCTCGCCGCGACCAACCTCAACCTCGAGGACATGGTGCGCGAGGGGCGCTTTCGCGAGGACCTGCTGTACCGCCTGAATGTGATCACCCTGCACCTGCCACCGCTGCGCGAACGCAGCGAGGACATCCTGACCCTGGCCGACCGCTTCCTCGCGCGCTTCGTCAAGGAATACGCCCGTCCCGGCCGCTGCTTCAGCGACGAGGCCCGAGAAGCCATGCTCAACTATCGCTGGCCGGGCAATATCCGCGAACTGCGCAACGTGGTGGAACGCGCCAGCATCATCTGCCCGCAGGAGAAAGTGGAGATCAGCCATCTGGGCATGGCCGAGCAACCCGCCAACAACACCCCGCGCATCGGTGCCGCCCTGAGCCTGGACGAACTGGAGAAAGCCCATATCGGCGCGGTGCTGGCCACCAGCGATACCCTCGACCAGGCTGCCCGGACGCTCGGCATCGACGCCTCGACGCTGTACCGCAAACGCAAACAGTACAACCTGTGA
- a CDS encoding DUF1328 domain-containing protein produces the protein MLSWAITFLIIAIIAAVLGFGGIAGTATGIAKILFVVFLVMFIASFFFGRRGRG, from the coding sequence ATGTTGAGCTGGGCAATCACATTCCTGATCATCGCCATCATCGCCGCCGTACTGGGCTTTGGTGGTATCGCGGGCACCGCCACGGGGATCGCCAAGATTCTCTTTGTCGTTTTCCTGGTGATGTTCATCGCTTCCTTCTTCTTTGGCCGCCGCGGTCGAGGCTGA
- a CDS encoding inhibitor of vertebrate lysozyme family protein, which translates to MSAFFKPLAAALLLGGAATAMAANDGQTRANELLNTDPQYRKTWQEVIEKEERLPEWVMNLSGDAEQMNAVAEDGEQYLVGPLCETRETCRSQRLIVAFSFDKKDAYAMLVEVPAGLPADKSPTRHAEYRFLGKPDPGMQGLLKEQLKKDPNWY; encoded by the coding sequence ATGAGCGCTTTCTTCAAACCACTGGCCGCCGCCCTGCTGCTGGGCGGCGCGGCCACGGCGATGGCGGCCAACGACGGTCAGACCCGGGCCAACGAGCTGTTGAACACCGACCCGCAGTACCGCAAGACCTGGCAGGAAGTCATCGAGAAAGAGGAGCGGCTGCCGGAATGGGTGATGAACCTGTCCGGCGACGCAGAACAGATGAACGCGGTGGCGGAAGACGGCGAGCAGTATCTGGTCGGCCCGCTGTGTGAAACCCGCGAGACCTGTCGCAGCCAGCGCCTGATCGTGGCGTTCAGCTTCGACAAGAAAGACGCCTATGCCATGTTGGTCGAGGTGCCGGCGGGCCTGCCCGCGGACAAGTCGCCGACGCGGCACGCCGAGTACCGTTTTCTCGGCAAGCCTGACCCCGGCATGCAGGGCTTGCTCAAGGAGCAGCTGAAAAAGGACCCGAACTGGTACTGA
- the gltP gene encoding glutamate/aspartate:proton symporter GltP gives MKKAKLSLAWQILIGLVLGIAIGALLNHFSAEKAWWISNVLQPAGDIFIRLIKMIVIPIVISSLIVGIAGVGDAKKLGRIGLKTIIYFEIVTTIAILVGLVLANVFHPGAGIDMSTLGTVDISKYQATAAEVQHEHAFIETILNLIPSNIFAAMARGEMLPIIFFSVLFGLGLSSLQADLREPLVKMFQGVSESMFKVTHMIMNYAPIGVFALIAVTVANFGFASLLPLAKLVILVYVAIAFFAFVVLGLIARLFGFSVIKLMRIFKDELVLAYSTASSETVLPRVIEKMEAYGAPKAICSFVVPTGYSFNLDGSTLYQSIAAIFIAQLYGIDLSISQQLLLVLTLMVTSKGIAGVPGVSFVVLLATLGSVGIPLEGLAFIAGVDRVMDMARTALNVIGNALAVLVIARWEGMYDDAKGQRYWNSLPHWRSKEPLPSGEITKG, from the coding sequence ATGAAGAAGGCAAAACTAAGCCTCGCCTGGCAGATCCTCATCGGTCTGGTGCTGGGGATTGCAATTGGTGCGCTGCTCAACCATTTCAGTGCCGAAAAGGCCTGGTGGATCAGCAACGTCCTGCAACCGGCAGGCGATATCTTTATCCGCTTGATCAAGATGATCGTGATCCCGATCGTGATTTCCTCGCTGATCGTCGGTATCGCCGGCGTGGGCGACGCGAAGAAGCTCGGGCGCATCGGCCTCAAGACCATCATCTACTTCGAAATCGTCACCACCATCGCCATCCTGGTCGGCCTGGTGCTGGCCAACGTGTTCCACCCGGGCGCCGGCATCGACATGAGCACCCTGGGTACCGTGGATATCTCCAAGTACCAGGCGACCGCCGCCGAGGTCCAGCATGAACACGCGTTCATCGAGACCATCCTCAACCTGATCCCATCGAACATCTTCGCGGCCATGGCCCGCGGCGAGATGCTGCCGATCATCTTCTTCTCGGTGCTGTTCGGCCTGGGTCTGTCGAGCCTGCAGGCCGACTTGCGCGAGCCGCTGGTGAAGATGTTCCAGGGCGTCTCGGAAAGCATGTTCAAAGTCACCCACATGATCATGAACTACGCCCCGATCGGCGTATTCGCCCTGATCGCGGTGACCGTGGCCAACTTCGGTTTCGCTTCCCTGCTGCCGCTGGCCAAGCTGGTGATCCTGGTCTACGTGGCCATCGCCTTCTTCGCCTTCGTGGTCCTGGGCCTGATCGCTCGCCTGTTCGGTTTCTCGGTGATCAAGCTGATGCGCATCTTCAAGGATGAGCTGGTGCTGGCTTACTCCACCGCGAGCTCGGAAACCGTGCTGCCACGGGTGATCGAGAAGATGGAAGCCTACGGTGCGCCGAAAGCCATCTGCAGCTTCGTGGTGCCGACCGGCTACTCGTTCAACCTCGACGGTTCGACCCTGTACCAGTCCATCGCGGCGATCTTCATCGCCCAGCTGTACGGCATCGACCTGTCGATCAGCCAGCAATTGCTGCTGGTCCTGACCCTGATGGTCACCTCCAAGGGTATCGCCGGCGTGCCGGGCGTGTCCTTCGTGGTACTGCTGGCGACCCTGGGCAGCGTGGGCATTCCGCTCGAAGGCCTGGCCTTCATCGCCGGTGTCGACCGTGTGATGGACATGGCCCGTACCGCCCTGAACGTAATCGGCAACGCCCTGGCGGTGCTGGTGATCGCGCGTTGGGAAGGCATGTACGACGACGCCAAGGGCCAGCGCTACTGGAACTCCCTGCCGCACTGGCGCAGCAAGGAGCCGCTGCCAAGCGGCGAGATCACCAAGGGCTGA
- a CDS encoding nucleoside recognition domain-containing protein gives MLNGLWLGFFIVAAVSALAQWLVGGNAGIFAAMVESIFAMAKLSVEVMVLLFGTLTLWLGFLRIAEKAGIVDWLAKVLGPLFTRLMPEVPPGHPAIGLITLNFAANGLGLDNAATPIGLKAMRALQDLNPSATTASNAQILFLVLNASSLTLLPVTIFMYRAQQGAADPTLVFLPILLATSASTLVGLLSVAVMQRLRLWDPVVLAYLIPGALALGGFMALLATLSATALASLSSILGNLTLFGLIMLFLVIGALRKVKVYEAFVEGAKEGFDVAKNLLPYLVAMLCAVGVLRASGALDFGLDGIRHLVEWAGWDTRFVDALPTALVKPFSGSAARAMLIETMQSQGVDSFPALAAATIQGSTETTFYVLAVYFGSVGIQRARHAVGCALLAELAGVVAAIAVCYWFFG, from the coding sequence ATGCTCAATGGCCTGTGGCTTGGCTTCTTCATTGTGGCGGCCGTCTCTGCGCTGGCGCAGTGGCTGGTCGGCGGTAACGCCGGGATCTTCGCGGCGATGGTGGAAAGCATCTTCGCCATGGCCAAGCTGTCGGTGGAAGTGATGGTGCTGTTGTTCGGCACCCTGACTCTGTGGCTGGGCTTCCTGCGGATCGCCGAAAAGGCCGGGATCGTCGACTGGCTGGCCAAGGTCCTGGGCCCGCTGTTCACCCGCCTGATGCCGGAAGTGCCGCCAGGGCATCCGGCCATCGGCCTGATCACCCTGAACTTCGCGGCCAACGGCCTGGGCCTGGACAACGCCGCCACGCCGATCGGCCTCAAGGCCATGCGTGCGCTGCAGGACCTCAACCCCAGCGCGACCACGGCGAGCAATGCGCAGATCCTGTTCCTGGTACTCAACGCTTCATCCCTGACCCTGCTGCCGGTGACCATCTTCATGTACCGCGCCCAGCAAGGTGCCGCCGACCCGACCCTGGTGTTCCTGCCGATCCTGCTGGCCACCAGTGCCTCGACCCTGGTCGGCCTGCTGTCGGTCGCGGTGATGCAGCGCCTGCGCCTGTGGGACCCGGTGGTGCTGGCTTACCTGATCCCCGGCGCCCTGGCCCTGGGCGGCTTCATGGCCTTGCTGGCCACGTTGTCGGCCACCGCGCTGGCGTCGCTGTCGTCGATCCTCGGCAACCTCACGCTGTTCGGCCTGATCATGCTGTTCCTGGTGATCGGCGCGTTGCGCAAGGTCAAGGTCTACGAAGCGTTCGTCGAAGGCGCCAAGGAGGGGTTCGATGTCGCCAAGAACCTGCTGCCTTACCTGGTGGCCATGCTCTGCGCGGTCGGTGTGTTGCGGGCCTCCGGTGCGCTGGATTTCGGCCTCGACGGCATTCGCCACCTGGTGGAATGGGCCGGCTGGGACACCCGCTTCGTCGACGCGCTGCCCACGGCCCTGGTCAAGCCCTTCTCCGGCAGCGCCGCGCGGGCGATGCTGATCGAGACCATGCAGAGCCAGGGCGTGGACAGTTTCCCGGCGCTGGCCGCGGCGACCATTCAGGGCAGTACCGAGACCACCTTCTATGTGCTGGCGGTGTACTTCGGTTCGGTGGGTATCCAGCGGGCGCGCCACGCGGTGGGCTGTGCCTTGCTGGCCGAGCTGGCCGGCGTGGTGGCGGCGATTGCGGTGTGCTACTGGTTCTTTGGTTGA
- a CDS encoding ABC-type transport auxiliary lipoprotein family protein has product MKRAYRPFGQLALIASLALSGACSILPQAEPVDIYRLPTAQSTAARSQGTAQPWSLRLTKPQASDALNSARIAVIPQGDVISSYKDARWSDPAPVLLRDRLLEGFLADGRVQLLGTDDSNVQTDLELGGNLQAFQSEYQGKAVGVVIRLDARLVRGYDQKILASQRFEVRQPLNDTRVPAVVTGFGQAADALSRQVVEWTVKQGTRLAPTIRTR; this is encoded by the coding sequence ATGAAGCGTGCCTATCGCCCATTCGGCCAGTTGGCCCTGATCGCCAGCCTCGCCTTGAGCGGCGCCTGCTCGATCCTGCCCCAGGCCGAGCCGGTGGACATCTACCGCCTGCCCACGGCCCAGAGCACCGCAGCGCGGTCCCAGGGCACCGCACAGCCCTGGTCGCTGCGCCTGACCAAGCCCCAGGCCAGCGACGCGCTGAACAGCGCAAGAATTGCGGTCATTCCCCAAGGCGATGTGATCAGCAGCTACAAGGACGCTCGCTGGAGCGATCCGGCGCCGGTGCTGCTGCGCGATCGGTTGCTGGAAGGTTTCCTCGCCGATGGCCGGGTGCAACTGCTGGGCACCGACGACAGCAACGTGCAGACCGACCTGGAACTGGGCGGCAACCTGCAGGCGTTCCAGAGCGAGTACCAGGGCAAGGCCGTGGGCGTAGTGATCCGCCTGGATGCGCGACTGGTGCGCGGCTACGACCAGAAGATTCTCGCCAGCCAGCGCTTCGAGGTGCGCCAGCCGTTGAACGACACCCGGGTCCCGGCGGTGGTCACCGGCTTCGGTCAGGCGGCAGACGCCTTGAGCCGGCAAGTGGTGGAGTGGACGGTGAAGCAGGGCACACGCCTGGCGCCAACGATCAGAACCCGCTGA
- a CDS encoding MlaD family protein — protein METRAHHVLIGLFSVLVVVGALLFGLWLAKSSVDTEFKDYEVVFNEAVSGLSKGSSVQYSGIKVGDVVSLRLDPKDPRRVLARIRLSGETPIKEDTQAKLALTGITGTSIIQLSGGTPQSQTLQGKDGKLPLIVASPSPIARLLNNSDDLMTSVNLLLHNANGIFSPENVERISNTLEHLEQTTGVLAEQRGDVRQAMQQLASIGKQASATLEQTTALMRNANGLLNEQGKQMFGSAEQAMQALEQSSATINQLLTDNQDSLNNGIQGLNGLAPAVRELRDTLSSLRAISRRLEANPSGYLLGSDKNKEFTP, from the coding sequence ATGGAAACCCGAGCCCATCATGTATTGATCGGCCTGTTCAGCGTCCTGGTGGTGGTCGGCGCCTTGCTGTTCGGCCTGTGGCTGGCCAAGTCCAGCGTCGACACCGAGTTCAAGGACTACGAGGTCGTGTTCAACGAGGCCGTCAGCGGCTTGTCCAAGGGCAGCTCCGTGCAGTACAGCGGGATCAAGGTCGGCGACGTGGTCAGCCTGCGCCTCGACCCCAAGGACCCGCGTCGCGTCCTGGCGCGGATCCGCCTGAGCGGCGAGACCCCGATCAAGGAAGACACCCAGGCCAAGCTGGCGCTGACCGGTATTACCGGCACCTCGATCATCCAGCTCAGCGGCGGCACCCCGCAAAGCCAGACGCTCCAGGGCAAGGACGGCAAGCTGCCGTTGATCGTTGCTTCGCCATCGCCGATCGCCCGCCTGCTGAACAACAGCGACGACCTGATGACCAGCGTCAACCTGCTGCTGCATAACGCCAACGGCATCTTCTCGCCCGAGAACGTCGAACGCATCAGCAACACCCTCGAACACCTGGAGCAGACCACCGGCGTCCTCGCCGAACAACGCGGCGACGTGCGCCAGGCCATGCAGCAACTGGCCTCCATCGGCAAGCAGGCCAGCGCCACCCTGGAACAGACCACCGCCCTGATGCGCAACGCCAACGGCCTGCTCAACGAACAGGGCAAGCAGATGTTCGGCAGCGCCGAGCAGGCCATGCAAGCGCTGGAGCAGAGCAGCGCGACCATCAACCAATTGCTGACCGATAACCAGGACTCGCTGAACAACGGCATCCAGGGCCTCAATGGCCTGGCACCCGCCGTGCGCGAGCTGCGGGACACCCTGAGCTCGCTGCGGGCCATTTCCCGTCGCCTGGAAGCCAACCCCAGCGGCTATCTGCTGGGCAGTGACAAGAACAAGGAGTTCACGCCATGA
- a CDS encoding ABC transporter ATP-binding protein — protein sequence MNRTTRAPTEAVIEVRGLCNRFGPQSVHENLDLDLYKGEILAVVGGSGSGKSVLLRSIIGLRQPSAGSVRVFGQNLPSLAEHERSLIERRFGVLFQKGALFSSLTVTENVALPLIEHAGFSRADAEHLAAVKLALAGLPLSAADKYPSSLSGGMIKRAALARALALDPDILFLDEPTAGLDPIGAAAFDQLILTLRDALGLSVFLVTHDLDTLYTITDRVAVLAQKKVLVADAIDQVAETDDAWIHEYFHGPRGRAAYQAATQLNEV from the coding sequence GTGAACCGTACAACCCGCGCGCCCACCGAGGCGGTGATCGAAGTCCGCGGCCTGTGCAACCGCTTCGGCCCGCAGAGCGTGCATGAAAACCTCGACCTGGACCTGTACAAGGGCGAGATCCTCGCTGTGGTCGGAGGCTCGGGCAGCGGCAAATCGGTGCTGCTGCGCAGCATCATCGGCCTGCGCCAGCCCAGCGCGGGCTCGGTGCGGGTGTTCGGCCAGAACCTGCCGAGCCTGGCCGAGCACGAACGCTCGCTGATCGAACGACGCTTCGGCGTGCTGTTCCAGAAAGGCGCGCTGTTCTCGTCGCTGACCGTGACCGAAAACGTCGCCCTGCCGCTGATCGAACATGCCGGCTTCAGCCGCGCCGACGCCGAGCACCTGGCGGCGGTGAAACTGGCCCTGGCCGGCCTGCCGCTGTCGGCGGCCGACAAATACCCGTCTTCGCTGTCCGGCGGCATGATCAAGCGCGCCGCGCTGGCACGGGCCCTGGCCCTGGATCCGGACATCCTGTTTCTCGACGAACCCACCGCCGGCCTCGATCCGATCGGCGCCGCGGCGTTCGACCAACTGATTTTGACCCTGCGTGACGCCTTGGGCCTGAGCGTATTCCTGGTCACCCACGACCTGGATACGCTGTACACCATCACCGACCGGGTGGCGGTGCTGGCGCAGAAAAAGGTGCTGGTGGCGGATGCCATCGACCAGGTCGCCGAGACCGACGACGCCTGGATTCACGAGTACTTCCATGGCCCTCGCGGCCGCGCGGCGTATCAAGCCGCTACACAGCTCAACGAGGTATGA
- a CDS encoding ABC transporter permease produces MIPSATAGRAHLDMSSTPSQLHVSGDWTLAHYTELKHLCATLAGQYDANTHIDLNGLGALDTAGASLLVELLGSERLGQSAEHPDCTLSSADRALLQTVYCSLTDFCVPIKEPEVSVGIQLLTRIGKAVDSVWQDSLKLLGFVGLILETLARGLLHPKRWRITPMVAHIEQTGLDAAPIVALLTFLVGAVVAFLGATVLQSFGASIFTVDLVAFSFLREFGVLLTAILMAGRTASAFTAQIGSMKANEEIDAIRTLGLDPMELLVLPRVLALLVALPMLTFLAMLSGIVGGGVVCALSLDISPAMFLALLQSDIGVQHFLVGMVKAPIFAFLIAAIGCLEGFKVSGSAESVGAHTTSSVVQSIFVVIVLDAVAALFFMEMSW; encoded by the coding sequence ATGATCCCTAGCGCGACGGCCGGCAGGGCCCACCTGGATATGTCGAGTACCCCCTCGCAACTGCATGTGTCGGGGGACTGGACGCTCGCCCACTACACCGAGCTCAAGCACCTGTGTGCGACGCTCGCCGGGCAGTACGACGCCAACACGCACATCGACCTCAACGGCCTGGGCGCCCTCGACACCGCCGGCGCTTCGCTGCTGGTGGAGCTGTTGGGTTCGGAACGCCTGGGCCAGTCCGCCGAGCATCCGGACTGCACCCTGTCTTCGGCCGACCGTGCGCTGCTGCAGACCGTCTACTGCTCGTTGACCGACTTCTGCGTGCCGATCAAGGAACCGGAAGTATCGGTCGGCATCCAGTTGCTGACGCGGATCGGCAAGGCGGTCGACAGTGTCTGGCAGGACAGCCTGAAACTGCTGGGTTTCGTCGGCCTGATCCTGGAAACCCTCGCCCGCGGGCTGCTGCACCCCAAGCGCTGGCGCATCACGCCGATGGTCGCGCACATCGAGCAGACCGGCCTGGACGCCGCGCCCATCGTCGCCTTGCTGACGTTCCTGGTCGGCGCCGTGGTGGCCTTCCTCGGCGCCACGGTGCTGCAGAGTTTCGGCGCCAGCATCTTTACCGTCGACCTGGTGGCGTTTTCCTTCCTGCGTGAATTCGGCGTGCTGCTGACCGCGATCCTCATGGCCGGCCGCACCGCGAGCGCCTTCACGGCGCAGATCGGCTCGATGAAGGCCAACGAAGAGATCGACGCGATCCGCACCCTGGGCCTGGACCCGATGGAGCTGCTGGTGCTGCCACGGGTCCTGGCGCTGCTGGTGGCACTGCCGATGCTGACCTTCCTGGCCATGCTCTCGGGGATAGTCGGGGGCGGGGTGGTCTGCGCCCTGTCGCTGGACATCTCGCCGGCGATGTTCCTCGCGCTGCTGCAATCGGACATCGGCGTGCAGCACTTCCTGGTGGGCATGGTCAAGGCGCCGATCTTCGCCTTCCTGATCGCCGCCATCGGCTGCCTGGAGGGGTTCAAGGTCAGCGGCAGCGCCGAGTCCGTGGGCGCCCATACCACGTCCAGCGTGGTGCAATCGATCTTCGTGGTGATTGTCCTGGATGCCGTCGCCGCGCTGTTCTTCATGGAGATGAGCTGGTGA